The Syntrophorhabdaceae bacterium genome includes a region encoding these proteins:
- a CDS encoding ferritin family protein, which translates to MASREEALDQAIRMEEEGKKFYLESAAHVKSDLAKKIFEELAVQEDYHIVMIRKIYDGMSRDELLTQWITSSHDTLKLEKIFKDSLLQKAEVSEDDLAALRFGLEREEKSITYYETLAGSAETYFEKRFFLSLSYEERGHYLRIMDAIQYLTDPAGWFYVTERDMVDGG; encoded by the coding sequence ATGGCATCAAGGGAAGAGGCATTGGATCAGGCTATCCGGATGGAAGAGGAGGGGAAGAAATTCTACCTCGAATCAGCGGCCCACGTGAAGAGTGACCTTGCAAAAAAAATATTCGAGGAGCTGGCCGTCCAGGAAGATTATCACATCGTAATGATCAGGAAGATATATGACGGGATGAGCCGTGATGAATTGCTCACCCAGTGGATTACCTCGTCCCACGATACTTTGAAGCTCGAAAAAATCTTTAAAGATTCTCTTCTTCAAAAAGCCGAGGTATCGGAGGATGATCTCGCAGCACTCAGATTCGGACTCGAACGGGAGGAGAAGAGCATTACCTATTATGAAACCCTCGCGGGCTCGGCGGAAACCTATTTCGAGAAGCGCTTCTTTTTATCCCTCTCCTACGAGGAAAGGGGTCACTACCTCAGGATCATGGATGCCATCCAATATCTGACCGACCCTGCCGGCTGGTTTTATGTAACCGAGCGGGACATGGTAGATGGGGGCTAA